The following coding sequences are from one Devosia neptuniae window:
- the fliN gene encoding flagellar motor switch protein FliN — MTVPGQRGGPETYTERSAADLEAVFDVHVRISVVLGRTKMPVSQLLRIGTGTVIELDRQVGEAVEIFVNDRLVARGEIVLVEGRLGVTMTEIIKPQ, encoded by the coding sequence ATGACCGTCCCCGGCCAGCGCGGCGGCCCCGAGACCTATACCGAGCGCAGCGCTGCCGATCTCGAAGCCGTATTCGACGTGCATGTTCGCATTTCGGTGGTGCTGGGCCGCACCAAGATGCCGGTCAGCCAATTGCTCCGCATCGGCACCGGCACCGTAATCGAGCTGGACCGCCAGGTCGGCGAGGCCGTCGAAATCTTCGTCAATGACCGTCTCGTGGCGCGTGGTGAAATCGTGCTGGTCGAAGGCCGGCTCGGCGTCACCATGACCGAAATCATCAAGCCCCAGTAA